A region of the Roseiflexus sp. RS-1 genome:
CGAATCGACGAGCGTCACCTGAGCGTCGAGTTCAACCAGGCGATGCGCCAGGTTCGAGCCGATGAATCCCATGCCACCGGTGATCAGCACCCGTGATCCGCGATATGCGCCAGCGTACTCCTGTATGCCCGGCATGCGCAATGCCCTCCTTGCCTGCATGTCCGCATCACATCCCGCCGTTCAGTGTTCGACCGGCAGTTCCTGCTGCTTGCGCCGTATCTTGATCCGCCGCATATGGTCGCGTCTGACCACCAGTTTCCACCAGAGACCGAGCAGTTGAATACCGGTGCGCCAGAGGCGGGGAAAATTGAAGAACTGGCTCTTCCCATAGGTGCGATGGTAGTGATGAACCGGCACTTCGGCGAAGCGGTAGCCAGCGTCCTGTAATTTCTTCACCAGTTCCAGGCAAATGGTGCCGCTGTCGGATTCCAGGTCGATCGTATCGAACACATGCCGCCGGATCAGGCGAAAATCACAATCGACATCACGCAGTTTGAAGCCGAAGAGAAACTTAACCGTGTGATGGTAGATCCGCCCGATGATCTTGCGGTGCAGCGGATCACTCCGGTCGATTTTCCAGCCGTTGACAATATCGACATGATCTTCCATCGCAGGGAGCAACAGTTTGAGTTCGCGCGGATCATACTGCGCATCGCCGTCGGTGTAGAAGATCAGGTCTTTGGTGCAGGCGGCGAATCCGGCGCGCAGCGCCCCGCCGTAGCCAAGCGGCTCACGGTAGGAATAGTAGCGAAAGCGATCAAACCGCCGCGCCAACTCTTCCAGCACCTCGACAGTGTAATCGGTGCTGCCGTTTTCCACCACAATCACTTCATAATCGTCGGTCAGTTCTTCGAGCGTGCGAATTGTGGTGACAACCAGACTTCCGATGGTGCCGCCGTCGTTGTACGCCGGAAAGAATGCCGAGATGCTAGGTCGTCGCTGCTCCTGTCTCATTGCTTTCCTTGTCGTATTCCGTGCGCGCGAGTGAAAGCCGGGAAATTATAGCATATCGATTCTCAGGCGCCGATGGCGCCTTCGCTGCGATCGGTGCGTCGCGTTCGGGTCACACTACGATAACCGATAGCATCAATGTGCACACGTGTGAAAAGATCGTAATTGGAGTCGGATCGTTCCTTCGCCTATACTCAGCGTAGTGCGTACCTCGAGTGATGCGGCAACGTCGCGCGTTCTGCCAGGAGTGTCGTGATAAGTATCGAGAGCGTTTTCGCCCGTCTTCGTTATCCGTCGGAGCGTTCTGGAGAACGAACCTATGCGCTTCGTAAGGTTGCCAGTTGCCTCAGTCATCGTGCTGGTCGTCGCCATTGCATCCCTCATAGGTGTGACGTTGCTGCTGCCGGGCAACGTTGCGGCGCAGCAGGGATACTCGCTGCGTTTCTACGGAACCGGCGCTCGCGATGTGGATCGTGTCAAGATTCCGCTGGACGCCCCGCATCGTTCTGTCGATGTTGGTGCGACTGATTTTACAGTCGAGTTCTGGATGCGAGCGCTGCCGGGCGCCAATGCCAGCGGTCCCTGCGTTGCCGGACAGGACACGTGGATCAACGGCAACATCATGTTCGACCGTGATATCTTCGGCACAGGCGATTACGGAGACTATGGCATTTCACTCTATGGCGGGCGCATCGCGTTCGGCGTTGCGACATCGACTGCGAGCCGGACAATCTGTGGTGCGACGAATGTCGCCGATGGGCAATGGCATCATATTGCCGTAACACGGCGCTCCAGCGATGGACAGTTGAGCATTTTTGTGGATGGAGTACTTGATGGACAGGCGCCCGGTCCGGTTGGCAATATCAGTTACCGGGATGGACGCGCCGCGCAATGGCCCAATGAGCCGTACCTGGTCATCGGCGCCGAAAAACATGACTACGACCGCGTCGCCTATCCATCATTCAATGGCTGGATCGACGAGGTGCGCATTTCAAATACGCTGCGATATACTGTATCATTTGCCCGTCCAACGCAACCGTTTACACCCGATGCGTTGACGGCTGCACTCTACCATTTCGATGAAGGCGCCGGATTGATTGTCAATGATACATCCGGCGCGGTTGATGGACCTGCCAACGGAACTCTCTTTGTTGATCCACTGTCAGGCGGTCCTGCATGGTCTGCAGAAACGCCACCCTGGACAGGAAATCCACCAACCAGCACGCCCGCACCGACGGCGACCGATACGCCCGTGCCGACGGCGACGAACACGCCCGTGCCGCCGACGGCGACGAATACGCCTGTGCCGCCGATGGCGACGAATACGCCTGTGCCGCCGATGGCGACGAACACGCCCGTGCCGCCAACGGCGACGAACACGCCCGTGCCGCCGACGGCGACCGATACGCCTGTGCCGCCGACGGCGACAAATACGCCCGTGCCGCCAACAGTGACGAATACGCCCACTGCCACGCCGGTTCCTCCCACGGCAACGCATACACCGCTGCCAACGGCGACGAACACGCCCGTGCCGCCGACGGCGACCAATACGCCGCTGCCGACGGCGACGAACACGCCCGTGCCGCCGACGGCGACGAATACGCCTGTGCCGCCGACGGCGACCAATACGCCGCTGCCGACGGCGACGAACACGCCGCTGCTGCCGTCAAACAATGCGCTGCGCTTCGACGGGGCGAATGATGAGGTGCGCGGCGGACTGCTCGCCGGACTGGGCGGCGTGCAGACCATCGAACTCTGGGTGCGTCCGGCGACCGGCGGGCAGGATAGCGTCATCATCGCCCATGGCGACGACGATTCTGGTTGGGCGCTGGAACTGAACGGCGGTCGCGCCACCTGGTGGGTCGCTTCGACCGCCGGCTGGCGCGCGGCGCAACACCCGACGGCGCTGCTCGCCAATACCTGGTACCACATCGCCGTGACCTACGACGGCGCAACCGCGCGGGTGTTCGTTAATGGTTCATCCGGGTCGGCGGTGACCATCGGCGCGATCACGCAGGGACCGTTCCTGCGTATCGGTGGGCTGGCAGGGTACGGCTTCTTCAACGGCGACATCGATGACGTGCGCATCTCGAATGTCGTGCGCTACACCAGCACGTTTACACCGCCTTCAACAGCACATCCGGCGGATGCGAACACGCGCGCGCTTTACCGGCTTGATGAAGGGAGCGGGCAAACCACAGCAGATGCTTCGGGGAACGGGTATCACCTGACCCTCGGCACAACGGTGAATGCTGACAGCGCCGATCCGACGTGGGTGGCGTCAACCGCACCGATTGCGCCGCCGCCGACGGCGACCAATACGCCACTGCCGACGGCGACCAATACGCCCGTGCCGCCGACGGCGACCAACACGCCTGTGCCGCCGACGGCGACCAATACGTCGCTGCCGACGGCGACCAATACGCCCGTGCCGCCGACGGCGACCAACACGCCTGTGCCGCCGACGGCGACCAATACGCCCGTGCTGCCGACGGCGACCAGTACGCCACTGCCGACGGCGACCAACACGCCTGTGCCGCCGACGCCCACGCTAACACCCACAGGCGAAGGTCCGGCAGAAAATCTGTTGCGGAACGGCGGATTCGAACTCGACGCCAACGGCGATACACGCCCCGATAACTGGACGTCGAATACGCGCGTGACCAGAAGCGCAGCAGTGGTGCGTAGCGGCAGTTATGCCATGCGGCACTACGCGACTGATAACGCAAACTATACTATTTCGCAGACCGTTGCGGGCGTAACTGCGGGGACGAACTACGTCCTTGTCGGTTACGTCACCATTCCCCCCACCAGTGACACGTTCACGTTCAATGTGCGTGTGCGCTGGCTGCGGTCCGACAGTACGATCATTCGCACCGATACAGCGCGCAGTTTCACTGGCAGCATCAGTGGATGGGAGATGGCACGCGGCGTCTATACTGCGCCAGCTGGCGCCGTGCAGGCGCGGGTCGAAATGAATGTGTCCAGCCTGAATGCAACGGTGTACGCTGACGATTTTGCCTTCGGTCCTGTGTCGCCAACTGCAACGCCAACGAGCACGTCCGTTCCGCCAACGGCGACGAACACTCCCGTGCCGCCAACGGCGACACAGACCCCGGCATCACCGACTGCAACCTCCACACCGTCGCCCACTGCCAGCGCCAACGGTGCACTGGCGTTTGACGGCGTCGATGACGAAGCGGGCAACACGGCATTTTCGATGAGCGGCGGATTTACGGTCGAAGCCTGGGTGCGTCCTTCGAGCGGCAATCAGAACTCGATTGTGATCGTCACCGGTGATGGGTCACGCGGCTGGTCACTGGAACTCAACGATGGTCGTGCAACACTGTGGGTTGCAAACAACGCAGGCGCCTGGTCGTTTGTTCGCA
Encoded here:
- a CDS encoding glycosyltransferase family 2 protein, whose translation is MRQEQRRPSISAFFPAYNDGGTIGSLVVTTIRTLEELTDDYEVIVVENGSTDYTVEVLEELARRFDRFRYYSYREPLGYGGALRAGFAACTKDLIFYTDGDAQYDPRELKLLLPAMEDHVDIVNGWKIDRSDPLHRKIIGRIYHHTVKFLFGFKLRDVDCDFRLIRRHVFDTIDLESDSGTICLELVKKLQDAGYRFAEVPVHHYHRTYGKSQFFNFPRLWRTGIQLLGLWWKLVVRRDHMRRIKIRRKQQELPVEH
- a CDS encoding LamG-like jellyroll fold domain-containing protein encodes the protein MRFVRLPVASVIVLVVAIASLIGVTLLLPGNVAAQQGYSLRFYGTGARDVDRVKIPLDAPHRSVDVGATDFTVEFWMRALPGANASGPCVAGQDTWINGNIMFDRDIFGTGDYGDYGISLYGGRIAFGVATSTASRTICGATNVADGQWHHIAVTRRSSDGQLSIFVDGVLDGQAPGPVGNISYRDGRAAQWPNEPYLVIGAEKHDYDRVAYPSFNGWIDEVRISNTLRYTVSFARPTQPFTPDALTAALYHFDEGAGLIVNDTSGAVDGPANGTLFVDPLSGGPAWSAETPPWTGNPPTSTPAPTATDTPVPTATNTPVPPTATNTPVPPMATNTPVPPMATNTPVPPTATNTPVPPTATDTPVPPTATNTPVPPTVTNTPTATPVPPTATHTPLPTATNTPVPPTATNTPLPTATNTPVPPTATNTPVPPTATNTPLPTATNTPLLPSNNALRFDGANDEVRGGLLAGLGGVQTIELWVRPATGGQDSVIIAHGDDDSGWALELNGGRATWWVASTAGWRAAQHPTALLANTWYHIAVTYDGATARVFVNGSSGSAVTIGAITQGPFLRIGGLAGYGFFNGDIDDVRISNVVRYTSTFTPPSTAHPADANTRALYRLDEGSGQTTADASGNGYHLTLGTTVNADSADPTWVASTAPIAPPPTATNTPLPTATNTPVPPTATNTPVPPTATNTSLPTATNTPVPPTATNTPVPPTATNTPVLPTATSTPLPTATNTPVPPTPTLTPTGEGPAENLLRNGGFELDANGDTRPDNWTSNTRVTRSAAVVRSGSYAMRHYATDNANYTISQTVAGVTAGTNYVLVGYVTIPPTSDTFTFNVRVRWLRSDSTIIRTDTARSFTGSISGWEMARGVYTAPAGAVQARVEMNVSSLNATVYADDFAFGPVSPTATPTSTSVPPTATNTPVPPTATQTPASPTATSTPSPTASANGALAFDGVDDEAGNTAFSMSGGFTVEAWVRPSSGNQNSIVIVTGDGSRGWSLELNDGRATLWVANNAGAWSFVRNDSVVLQANQWYHIAATYENGNARVFVNGVAGTSGTVGAVSHMPVLRLGGLTSYGFFAGQIDDVRISRIVRYTGSFTPPSMPLPADANTIALYLFDEGSGQTAYDASGNGYHLTLGRSAGVDSADPQRVVSSAPGR